A genomic region of Bernardetia sp. ABR2-2B contains the following coding sequences:
- the sucC gene encoding ADP-forming succinate--CoA ligase subunit beta translates to MNIHEYQGKELLKKYGVAIQEGIVVDSAAKAADASKQLREQTGTDWIVVKAQIHAGGRGKGKVVGTDYNGVMLGKSPEDAAEKAKQLLGNVLVTHQTGEEGKKVNKVLLAQDVYYKGESEIKEFYVAVLLDRDKNCNVIMASQEGGVDIEEVAESHPEKIIKEWIDPKLGLQSFQAQKVAFALGLEGKALKEMTKFIKSLYAAYIGIDASQVEINPAFKTSDNRVLAVDSKINLDDNAFYRHKELAELRDESEESPLEVEASKFGLNYVKLDGNVGCMVNGAGLAMATMDMIKLAGGEPANFLDVGGGASAETVEKGFRIILKDPNVKAILINIFGGIVRCDRVANGVVEAYKNIGEINVPIIVRLQGTNAEEGAKIIKESGLNVISAIVLKEAADRVKEVLAN, encoded by the coding sequence ATGAACATTCACGAGTATCAAGGTAAAGAACTACTCAAAAAATACGGAGTTGCCATTCAAGAAGGAATCGTAGTTGATTCTGCTGCAAAGGCTGCTGATGCTTCCAAACAACTTAGAGAACAAACTGGTACAGACTGGATTGTTGTAAAAGCACAAATTCACGCAGGTGGACGTGGAAAAGGAAAAGTAGTAGGTACAGATTATAATGGCGTAATGCTAGGAAAATCTCCAGAAGATGCTGCTGAAAAAGCAAAACAACTTTTAGGAAACGTACTTGTAACTCACCAAACAGGCGAAGAAGGCAAAAAAGTAAATAAAGTTTTGTTAGCGCAAGATGTATATTACAAAGGCGAATCAGAAATTAAAGAGTTTTATGTAGCTGTTCTTTTAGACAGAGACAAAAACTGTAATGTAATTATGGCATCTCAAGAAGGTGGTGTTGATATTGAAGAGGTAGCAGAAAGCCACCCAGAAAAAATTATTAAAGAATGGATTGATCCAAAATTAGGTTTACAAAGCTTCCAAGCGCAAAAAGTAGCATTTGCTTTGGGCTTAGAAGGAAAAGCTCTCAAAGAAATGACTAAGTTCATCAAGTCTTTGTATGCTGCCTATATCGGAATTGATGCTTCTCAAGTAGAAATAAATCCTGCTTTCAAAACATCTGATAACAGAGTTTTGGCAGTAGATTCAAAAATTAACTTGGATGATAATGCCTTTTATCGTCATAAAGAATTGGCAGAACTTAGAGATGAGTCTGAAGAATCTCCATTAGAAGTAGAAGCAAGTAAATTTGGCTTAAATTACGTAAAACTTGACGGAAACGTTGGTTGTATGGTTAATGGTGCTGGTCTTGCGATGGCTACAATGGATATGATTAAACTTGCTGGTGGAGAACCTGCAAACTTCCTAGATGTTGGAGGTGGAGCTTCTGCTGAAACGGTAGAAAAAGGTTTCCGTATCATCTTGAAAGATCCAAATGTAAAAGCAATTTTGATTAATATTTTTGGTGGAATTGTTCGTTGTGATAGAGTTGCAAATGGAGTAGTAGAAGCCTATAAAAATATTGGAGAAATCAATGTGCCTATTATTGTTCGTCTTCAAGGAACGAACGCAGAAGAAGGTGCAAAGATTATCAAAGAATCTGGCTTAAATGTAATTTCAGCAATTGTTTTGAAAGAAGCTGCTGACAGAGTAAAAGAAGTTTTGGCTAACTAA
- the mce gene encoding methylmalonyl-CoA epimerase, protein MAFLRVEHIGIAIKSLEKSNDLFEKLFGKEHYKVEKVEREGVSTSFFQLGETKIELLEATTKESAISKFIEKKGEGIHHIAYEVDDIYSEMKRLESEGFTLLSQEPKTGADNKLICFLHPKSTNGVLVELCQERKD, encoded by the coding sequence ATGGCATTTTTAAGAGTAGAACATATTGGCATTGCTATCAAAAGCTTAGAAAAATCAAATGACCTTTTCGAAAAACTCTTTGGTAAAGAACACTACAAAGTAGAGAAAGTAGAACGAGAAGGTGTCAGTACATCATTTTTTCAGTTAGGAGAAACCAAAATCGAACTCTTAGAAGCAACTACAAAAGAAAGTGCAATTTCTAAGTTTATAGAAAAAAAAGGAGAAGGAATACATCATATTGCTTACGAAGTAGATGATATTTATTCTGAAATGAAGCGTTTGGAAAGTGAAGGATTTACACTTTTGAGTCAAGAACCAAAAACAGGTGCAGACAATAAATTAATTTGTTTTCTACACCCAAAATCTACAAACGGTGTTTTGGTAGAGCTTTGTCAAGAAAGAAAGGACTAA
- a CDS encoding Rpn family recombination-promoting nuclease/putative transposase — protein MTERYINLFTDFGFKKIFGEEANKDLLLDFLNQLFTERGKIIDITFLKNEKLGRGDMDRKAVFDLYCKNEKDERFIIELQKAKQNYFKDRSIYYSTFPIQEQAQRGEWDFKLQGVYTISIMDFIFDDKNENQLRHDVALIEKNTKEVFYDKLIFIYLEMPKFNKTIDELETQFEKWLFLLKNLHRLDRIPDKLKTKLFKKVFEIAEITKYNEQEKYAYQDSLKVYRDMKNVIDTAVNEAVEEAVEEAKNQRNIEMAKDLLERGMSIKDISELSKLSIAEVEKLKNN, from the coding sequence ATGACTGAAAGATATATAAATCTGTTTACCGATTTTGGATTCAAAAAAATATTTGGAGAAGAAGCCAATAAAGATTTATTATTAGATTTTTTGAATCAGCTTTTTACAGAGCGAGGGAAAATTATAGATATTACTTTTCTAAAAAATGAAAAGTTGGGAAGAGGAGATATGGACAGAAAAGCAGTCTTTGACTTGTATTGCAAAAATGAAAAAGATGAGCGTTTTATTATAGAATTACAAAAAGCAAAACAGAATTATTTTAAAGATAGAAGTATTTATTATTCTACTTTTCCTATTCAAGAACAAGCACAGAGAGGAGAATGGGATTTCAAATTACAAGGCGTTTATACCATTTCAATAATGGATTTTATTTTTGATGATAAGAACGAAAATCAATTAAGACATGATGTTGCATTGATAGAAAAAAATACTAAAGAAGTTTTTTATGATAAACTAATTTTTATTTATTTAGAAATGCCTAAGTTTAATAAAACGATAGACGAATTAGAAACTCAGTTTGAAAAATGGCTTTTTTTACTCAAAAATTTGCATCGTTTAGATAGAATTCCAGACAAACTAAAAACAAAGCTATTCAAAAAGGTATTTGAAATTGCTGAAATTACAAAGTACAATGAACAAGAAAAATATGCATATCAAGACAGTTTGAAAGTATATAGAGATATGAAAAATGTAATTGATACGGCTGTAAATGAAGCTGTTGAAGAGGCTGTTGAAGAGGCTAAAAATCAAAGAAATATAGAAATGGCTAAAGACTTATTGGAACGTGGTATGTCTATTAAAGATATTTCTGAGCTTTCAAAGCTTTCAATAGCCGAAGTAGAAAAACTAAAAAACAATTAA
- the pdxH gene encoding pyridoxamine 5'-phosphate oxidase: MDLENLRQNYSKAEFDIKNALENPIEQFEKWFQEALDAELAAEPNAMVLSTIGKNNRPSARVVLLKSIDEGFVFYTNYESRKGENLENNPYASLTFFWAELERQVRIEGKVEKISPKKSSEYFESRPIKSQIGAIASPQSRILNNREELETLFHSIEKNYEETNFIERPENWGGYRLIPDYVEFWQGRRSRLHDRITYLLKENGDEKYGSLWEIVRLAP, from the coding sequence ATGGATTTAGAAAATCTACGTCAAAACTATTCTAAAGCAGAATTCGACATAAAAAATGCTTTAGAAAATCCTATTGAGCAATTTGAAAAGTGGTTTCAAGAAGCTCTAGATGCAGAACTTGCAGCAGAACCGAATGCTATGGTGCTTTCTACAATAGGAAAAAATAATCGTCCTTCGGCTCGTGTTGTTCTTCTGAAAAGCATAGATGAAGGTTTTGTTTTTTATACTAATTATGAAAGCAGAAAAGGCGAAAACTTAGAAAACAATCCGTATGCAAGTCTTACTTTTTTTTGGGCAGAATTAGAAAGACAAGTTCGTATAGAAGGAAAAGTGGAGAAAATTAGTCCTAAGAAATCTTCTGAATACTTCGAAAGTCGTCCTATCAAAAGTCAGATTGGAGCAATTGCTTCTCCTCAAAGTCGCATTTTGAATAATAGAGAAGAATTAGAAACATTATTTCATTCTATTGAAAAAAATTATGAAGAAACTAACTTTATAGAAAGACCCGAAAACTGGGGTGGTTATCGTTTAATACCTGATTATGTTGAGTTTTGGCAAGGAAGAAGAAGTCGTTTGCATGACAGAATTACTTATCTTTTGAAAGAAAATGGAGATGAGAAATATGGTTCTCTTTGGGAGATTGTTCGTCTTGCTCCTTAA
- a CDS encoding PA2169 family four-helix-bundle protein — translation MNNDKTREYLKDIAELCIDGVQGYKDAAEKIDTPYLKSLFTTFAKEREGILNSINQELATLGAPAVTQGRTDGTALGSLHKIWLDFKSALSSDNTESILEECKRGEQYILDEMDDVLKNKTEMPISSAQVLQDARYTIWKRMETIENAEEVQS, via the coding sequence ATGAATAACGACAAAACAAGAGAATATCTTAAAGACATTGCAGAATTATGTATTGATGGCGTACAAGGCTATAAAGATGCAGCCGAAAAAATTGATACTCCTTATTTGAAATCATTATTTACAACTTTTGCCAAAGAACGTGAAGGTATTCTTAATTCTATCAATCAAGAGTTGGCTACTTTGGGCGCACCTGCTGTAACGCAAGGTAGAACAGATGGAACTGCTTTAGGTTCTTTACATAAAATTTGGTTAGATTTTAAATCTGCATTATCTTCTGATAATACAGAATCAATTTTAGAAGAGTGTAAGCGTGGCGAACAATATATTTTAGATGAAATGGATGATGTTTTGAAAAACAAAACTGAAATGCCAATCTCATCTGCTCAAGTATTGCAAGATGCTCGTTATACGATTTGGAAAAGAATGGAAACTATCGAAAACGCAGAAGAAGTACAAAGCTAA
- a CDS encoding sterol desaturase family protein — protein sequence MLSLYSFVFYLADLTQKPIFNFDNLEIFNNQINELNLPQIIVWAVPVMLSLVALEYYLERKDKKEHSTDQPNRKATYNKHTFLPSVLIGLGNLISTALAKVFTFGVILFFFSISPLYIEPSWWSFIVCFVVLDFCRYWAHYVAHRQRFWWATHVTHHSSEDYNFTVSFRLSWVQQLKVIFFVPVALLGFHPLTFFICHQIAVLNQFWIHTEQIRKMPVWFEYIFVTPSHHRVHHGTNEHYLDKNFGSTFIIWDRIFGTFEPEGEEARYGITEPIHSKNPVRLVFHEFVDIAKDLRKVRSPKQAFKVLFSPPGTYEPKKTDNSDTL from the coding sequence ATGCTTTCTTTATATTCTTTTGTATTTTATCTAGCTGACCTAACACAAAAACCTATTTTTAATTTTGATAATTTAGAGATTTTCAATAATCAAATTAATGAACTAAACCTACCTCAAATCATTGTTTGGGCAGTTCCTGTTATGCTTTCTCTCGTTGCTCTTGAGTATTATTTAGAACGTAAAGATAAAAAAGAACACTCTACCGACCAACCTAATAGAAAGGCAACTTACAACAAACATACTTTTTTGCCTTCTGTTTTGATTGGTTTGGGCAACCTTATCTCTACGGCACTTGCTAAAGTTTTTACTTTTGGAGTTATTCTTTTCTTTTTTAGTATTTCGCCTCTTTATATTGAGCCGTCTTGGTGGTCATTTATCGTTTGTTTTGTGGTTTTAGATTTTTGTAGATATTGGGCGCATTATGTAGCACATCGTCAGCGTTTTTGGTGGGCTACTCACGTTACGCATCATTCATCAGAAGATTATAACTTTACGGTTTCGTTTCGTCTTTCTTGGGTTCAGCAATTAAAAGTTATCTTTTTTGTTCCTGTTGCTCTTTTGGGTTTTCACCCTCTGACTTTCTTTATTTGCCATCAAATAGCTGTTTTGAATCAGTTTTGGATTCATACTGAACAAATTCGAAAAATGCCAGTTTGGTTTGAATATATCTTTGTAACACCTTCCCATCATAGAGTTCATCACGGAACAAATGAACATTATTTAGACAAAAACTTTGGCTCTACTTTTATTATTTGGGACAGAATTTTTGGAACTTTCGAACCCGAAGGAGAAGAAGCTAGATATGGAATTACTGAACCAATTCATTCTAAAAACCCTGTTCGTTTGGTTTTTCATGAGTTTGTAGATATTGCAAAAGATTTGAGAAAAGTTCGTTCTCCCAAACAGGCTTTTAAAGTTCTTTTTAGCCCTCCAGGGACTTATGAACCTAAAAAAACTGATAATTCTGATACGTTATAA
- a CDS encoding SGNH/GDSL hydrolase family protein: MTLQTSYKNTKIILSAQKTILIGFTFLFILSLFSCKPSQKTTSKSSDTSSINPDSKVTYLALGDSYTIGESVKIRERYPIQLAERIEFLSKNNENEQRIYFEEPKIIAKTGWTCEELLTAIRLEEQKNELKQKYDIVSLLIGVNDQYDKEDSLKYEGRFEKLLQKAISLAGKKASNVFVISIPDYGMTDYAKSKKMDEQKISQEIDYYNRINKKIALKYKVTYFDITPISRKAISDKSLIAKDGLHPSAEMYKEWVELMADDVLSIIKN, from the coding sequence ATGACACTACAAACATCTTATAAAAACACAAAAATTATTCTTTCGGCACAAAAAACTATTTTAATAGGATTTACTTTCCTATTTATTCTATCGCTTTTTTCTTGCAAACCATCTCAAAAGACCACTTCTAAAAGCTCTGACACTTCATCAATTAATCCTGATTCAAAGGTTACTTATTTAGCTTTAGGAGACTCTTATACCATAGGAGAAAGCGTAAAGATAAGAGAACGTTATCCTATCCAATTAGCTGAAAGAATAGAGTTTTTATCAAAAAATAATGAAAATGAGCAAAGAATTTATTTTGAAGAACCTAAGATTATAGCCAAAACAGGCTGGACGTGTGAGGAACTTCTGACAGCTATTCGTTTGGAGGAACAAAAAAATGAGTTGAAACAAAAGTATGACATTGTTTCACTTCTTATCGGAGTGAATGACCAATACGATAAAGAAGACAGCTTAAAATACGAAGGACGTTTTGAAAAGTTATTACAAAAAGCAATTAGTTTGGCTGGAAAAAAGGCTTCAAACGTATTTGTGATTTCAATTCCTGATTATGGAATGACCGATTATGCAAAGAGCAAAAAAATGGACGAGCAAAAAATATCACAAGAAATTGATTATTATAATAGAATAAACAAGAAAATTGCCCTAAAATATAAAGTTACTTATTTTGATATTACTCCTATTTCTAGAAAAGCAATTTCTGATAAAAGTCTGATTGCAAAAGATGGTTTGCACCCATCGGCAGAAATGTATAAAGAATGGGTAGAGCTAATGGCAGATGATGTTTTGAGCATAATAAAAAACTAA
- a CDS encoding folylpolyglutamate synthase/dihydrofolate synthase family protein encodes MTYQETLDYLFARLPIFQRVGGAAYRSDLDNIKTLCDQLGNPENKFDSIHVAGTNGKGSTSHMIASVLQSAGYNVGLYTSPHLKNFTERIRLNGQEVEQDFVIDFVEKIKNAITSISPSFFEVTVAMAFEYFAYKKVDIAIIEVGMGGRLDATNVLSPLLSVITNIGFDHQQFLGDSLDKITAEKAGIIKPNTPVIISQKQEETTSIFEQIALKNNAELIFATDTFEVSQTIYSYNNDSKKDNFDISTITNHEKLETKEYQYIYTDLELDLKGIYQKQNLAGVICALEKLKTTKSKRRAEQKKSYFTFTEENLVEGLKYAAQKTGLKGRWYRLNKKNEKPFIICDIAHNEDGINQIITQLKVELEKGNYSTLRVVFGAVNDKDLDKIFNLLKQELQGKIKQKVVFYFCKPNVPRGLETSVLKNKAKGFDLEGKAYESVEVALENAKKDATSNTNQNDFIYVGGSAFVVAEVV; translated from the coding sequence ATGACCTATCAAGAAACTTTAGATTATCTTTTTGCCAGACTTCCTATTTTTCAACGAGTAGGTGGAGCAGCTTATCGAAGTGATTTAGATAATATCAAAACCTTATGCGACCAGTTAGGAAATCCAGAAAACAAATTTGACTCTATCCATGTAGCAGGTACAAATGGAAAAGGTAGCACTTCGCATATGATTGCTTCCGTTCTTCAATCAGCAGGGTATAATGTAGGGCTTTATACATCTCCTCATCTCAAAAACTTCACAGAGCGAATTAGGTTAAATGGACAAGAAGTTGAACAAGATTTTGTCATTGATTTTGTAGAAAAAATAAAAAATGCGATTACTTCTATCTCGCCTTCCTTTTTTGAAGTTACTGTTGCGATGGCATTTGAGTATTTTGCCTATAAAAAAGTAGATATTGCTATTATTGAGGTTGGAATGGGAGGGCGACTTGATGCTACAAATGTACTTTCTCCTTTGCTTTCTGTTATCACAAATATTGGTTTTGACCATCAACAGTTTTTGGGAGATTCTTTAGATAAAATTACAGCCGAAAAAGCAGGAATTATAAAGCCAAATACGCCAGTAATTATTAGTCAGAAACAAGAAGAAACAACAAGCATTTTCGAACAGATTGCTCTAAAAAATAATGCTGAACTTATCTTTGCGACAGATACTTTTGAAGTAAGCCAGACAATTTATAGTTATAATAATGATTCGAAGAAAGATAATTTTGATATTTCTACTATAACAAATCACGAAAAATTAGAAACTAAAGAGTATCAATATATTTATACTGATTTAGAATTGGATTTGAAAGGAATTTATCAGAAACAGAATTTAGCAGGTGTTATTTGTGCTTTAGAGAAACTCAAAACTACAAAATCAAAGCGAAGAGCAGAGCAAAAAAAGTCTTATTTCACTTTCACAGAAGAAAATCTAGTAGAAGGATTAAAATATGCAGCACAAAAAACAGGTTTAAAAGGACGTTGGTACAGGCTAAATAAGAAAAATGAAAAGCCATTCATAATTTGTGATATTGCTCACAACGAAGATGGAATAAATCAAATCATAACTCAATTAAAAGTTGAATTAGAAAAAGGAAATTATTCTACTTTAAGAGTTGTTTTTGGAGCTGTCAATGACAAAGATTTGGATAAAATATTCAATCTCTTAAAACAAGAACTACAAGGAAAAATTAAGCAAAAAGTAGTTTTTTATTTTTGTAAGCCAAATGTCCCTAGAGGTTTAGAAACAAGTGTTTTGAAAAACAAAGCTAAAGGTTTTGACTTAGAAGGAAAAGCTTATGAAAGTGTTGAAGTAGCTTTAGAAAATGCAAAAAAAGATGCTACTTCAAATACAAATCAAAATGACTTTATTTATGTGGGAGGAAGTGCCTTTGTAGTAGCAGAAGTAGTTTAA